A genome region from Triticum aestivum cultivar Chinese Spring chromosome 2B, IWGSC CS RefSeq v2.1, whole genome shotgun sequence includes the following:
- the LOC123043116 gene encoding disease resistance protein RPM1-like has protein sequence MLQLVRRNAFGRMKRFRMHDIIRELAVDLCQNYRFGVKSEDYICGGTLHRDGRRLVVHKLKKDIHHSFSSIHGLRTFITLDKSMPPLTLLPLISENSRYMTVLELTGLPIEKIPDAIGDLFNLRHLGLRDSKVRYLPKSIEKLLNLLTLDLCRSDIHELPRGIVKLKKLRHLFAEKETVSGRDFGLSSGVCIPIGLGNLTNLQTLQALEVQDESIKQLVELRQLRSLKICNVKGIYCEHLHESLVQMPFLSYLYVGASDKNEVLMLNTLPTSLQKLRLNGRLPEGTLSRGSTLFQGVEQNMYSLRLSWSQLREDPLPSLSQLVNLTVLHFFRAYNGEKLTFLTGWFPNLKHLSLRDMPNLKRLEIKLGAMATLESFTLGSLNSMAEVPPGLEFLMPLQYLGFFQITRDFLKLLYQCPQLVCTQWQHTLRDDDDDDDR, from the coding sequence ATGCTACAACTTGTTCGCAGGAATGCATTTGGTAGGATGAAAAGATTCAGAATGCATGATATCATACGTGAATTGGCAGTTGATTTGTGCCAGAACTATCGTTTTGGTGTTAAATCTGAGGATTATATATGCGGGGGTACTCTTCATAGGGATGGACGGAGATTGGTAGTGCACAAACTAAAGAAGGATATTCATCATTCATTTTCTAGCATACATGGACTTCGAACTTTCATTACACTGGACAAAAGCATGCCGCCATTAACCCTGCTACCTCTAATATCTGAGAATTCAAGATATATGACAGTGCTAGAATTAACTGGCCTACCTATCGAGAAGATTCCCGATGCTATTGGTGATCTTTTTAATCTCCGCCATTTGGGCTTGCGGGATTCAAAAGTGAGGTATCTCCCAAAATCCATCGAGAAGCTTTTGAATCTGTTGACACTGGACCTCTGTAGATCTGACATACATGAGTTGCCTAGAGGGATTGTCAAGTTGAAGAAGCTTAGGCACTTGTTTGCTGAGAAAGAAACTGTGTCAGGACGAGACTTTGGACTTAGCAGTGGTGTATGCATCCCCATTGGGCTTGGGAACCTAACAAACCTGCAGACTCTACAAGCGTTGGAAGTGCAAGATGAATCCATTAAGCAACTAGTGGAGCTAAGGCAACTCAGAAGCTTGAAGATATGCAATGTGAAGGGAATCTACTGTGAACACCTCCACGAGTCTCTGGTGCAGATGCCATTTTTGTCCTACCTATATGTGGGTGCAAGTGACAAGAATGAAGTTCTCATGTTGAACACCCTCCCGACTAGCCTGCAAAAGTTAAGGTTGAACGGAAGATTGCCGGAAGGGACACTTTCGAGGGGGTCTACTCTCTTTCAAGGTGTGGAGCAGAACATGTATTCACTACGCCTGTCTTGGTCGCAGTTGAGAGAAGACCCTTTGCCATCCCTTTCCCAGTTGGTGAATTTGACAGTTCTTCACTTCTTTAGAGCATACAATGGAGAGAAGCTGACGTTTCTCACGGGATGGTTTCCCAACCTGAAGCATCTCTCTCTAAGAGACATGCCTAACCTGAAGCGACTAGAGATAAAGCTAGGTGCCATGGCGACCCTGGAATCATTTACGTTAGGCAGCCTAAACAGCATGGCGGAGGTCCCACCTGGCCTTGAGTTTCTCATGCCCCTCCAGTATCTAGGCTTCTTCCAAATTACCCGCGACTTCCTCAAGTTGTTGTACCAATGTCCTCAACTTGTTTGTACGCAATGGCAACACACTctccgcgacgacgacgacgatgacgaccgGTGA
- the LOC123043117 gene encoding protein DA1-related 1-like — protein MGWLTKFFRGSTHNISEGREQSKPAEETRWNEPSTSTVVIDPLSEFDNEDIDRAIALSLLEEEHRKPKETGKDLHLDEDEQLARAIQESLNVESPPRAHENTSPPRARENSAHPRARENGSANGGNSYQQLPFMFSSGFRTCAGCNNEIGHGRFLSCMGAVWHPECFCCHACNQPIYDYEFSMSGNHPYHKTCYKERFHPKCDVCKQFIPTNMNGLIEYRAHPFWLQKYCPSHEVDGTPRCCSCERMEPRESRYVLLDDGRKLCLECLDSAVMDTNECQPLYLEIQEFYEGLNMKVEQQVPLLLVERQALNEAMEGEKTGHHHLPETRGLCLSEEQTVSTILRRPRMTGNKIMEMITEPYRLTRRCEVTAILILYGLPRLLTGSILAHEMMHAWLRLKGYRTLSPDIEEGICQVLAHLWIESEIMAGSGSNAASTSSSSSSSASSKKGGRSQFERKLGDFFKHQIESDTSVAYGDGFRAGNRVVQQYGLKRTLEHIRLTGTLPF, from the exons GATCCCCTTTCGGAATTTGATAATGAGGATATTGACCGTGCTATAGCACTTTCTTTATTGGAAGAGGAACACAGAAAACCAAAGGAAACAG GAAAGGATCTGCATTTAGATGAGGATGAACAACTGGCAAGAGCTATTCAGGAAAGTTTGAATGTTGAATCACCCCCTCGTGCTCATGAAAATACCTCGCCCCCTCGTGCTCGTGAAAATAGTGCACACCCTCGTGCTCGGGAAAATGGCAGCGCCAACGGTGGCAATTCATATCAACAATTACCATTTATGTTTTCGTCTGGATTCAG GACATGTGCTGGATGTAACAATGAGATTGGCCATGGACGTTTTCTTAGTTGCATGGGAGCTGTTTGGCATCCAGAGTGCTTTTGCTGCCATGCTTGTAATCAGCCAATATATGACTATGAG TTCTCCATGTCAGGAAACCATCCATACCATAAAACTTGTTACAAGGAGCGCTTTCACCCAAAATGTGATGTCTGCAAGCAATTT ATTCCTACAAATATGAACGGCCTTATCGAATATAGGGCACATCCTTTTTGGTTACAAAAATACTGTCCATCACATGAGGTGGATGGTACTCCAAGATGCTGTAGTTGTGAAAGAATGGAG CCAAGGGAATCAAGATATGTATTGCTTGATGATGGTCGTAAGCTCTGCCTGGAGTGCCTTGACTCTGCAGTAATGGATACAAATGAGTGCCAGCCTCTTTACCTCGAAATACAGGAATTTTATGAAGGTCTCAATATGAAAGTGGAACAACAGGTTCCTCTGCTTCTTGTAGAAAGACAGGCTCTAAATGAGGCCATGGAGGGAGAGAAAACT GGACACCACCACCTTCCTGAAACAAGAGGTTTGTGCCTATCAGAAGAGCAGACTGTTAGCACG ATATTGAGAAGACCAAGAATGACTGGAAACAAAATTATGGAAATGATAACAGAGCCGTATAGGTTGACACGGCGGTGCGAAGTGACTGCAATTCTCATTCTGTATGGTCTCCCAAG ATTGTTGACAGGTTCAATTTTAGCTCATGAGATGATGCATGCATGGTTGCGACTTAAAG GATACCGCACTCTCAGTCCAGATATAGAAGAGGGCATATGCCAAGTCCTCGCCCACCTGTGGATCGAGTCGGAGATCATGGCAGGATCAGGCAGCAACGCCGCGTCGACATCCTCATcctcttcgtcgtccgcatcgtcGAAGAAGGGCGGAAGGTCTCAGTTCGAGCGGAAGCTCGGCGACTTCTTCAAGCACCAGATCGAGTCGGACACCTCCGTTGCCTACGGGGACGGTTTCAGGGCTGGGAACCGGGTTGTTCAGCAGTACGGCCTGAAGCGCACCCTCGAGCACATCCGGCTGACAGGGACATTGCCGTTCTGA